Proteins encoded together in one Oryzias latipes chromosome 11, ASM223467v1 window:
- the stm-l gene encoding starmaker-like protein isoform X2 gives MLHRCVVLLLCAFAAVCLAAPVHNASDDERAMELLAHLDGKNVGDAGTKEPAVTEAGGTAEPSADSSDSEMSMMDNSEDNSDASMMDKSEDNVKDSTEHDEEKAENDQTDTTEEEDSTMKNSDDESKETSKAAAEVKTTEKTAENPDATDEPSEETSEGEELDSADDSQDSTDEPSQETAETKETESADKSEDKSSAAEETDEASDSADVSEAVSESEETSSSPEVRGSKTNNTEDKISFEEVEDQSDEMSMDKDKKSEESSMRPTDSVKGAEDSASLESDEMFEESDEQSEEEKSTSAPASEDAGADSEDESDQSSQDLSKEDDSKGQDAVQSQDDGTTSKADLMDDDLGAEDDKDEEEEEAADGDAKDLGVMIEKDEEEKVEVNKEQVDSNEDQPAKENSDEKDEADKEKDASDKKDLSMSEEEPDWEEEMGMDDSLEEEEKANKKTSDEKGSFDETTSDQLDQPDNSTPPADAAM, from the exons ATGCTTCACCG gtgtGTTGTGTTGCTGCTGTGTGCCTTTGCTGCTGTTTGCCTTGCAGCTCCAGTCCACA ATGCATCTGATGATG AGAGGGCTATGGAGCTGCTGGCACATCTAGACG gaAAGAATGTAGGGGATGCTGGGACAAAAGAGCCAG ctgTTACAGAAGCAGGTGGAACAGCTGAACCTTCAG CTGATTCATCTGACAGTGAAATGTCTATGATGGACAACTCTGAGG ACAACAGCGATGCATCTATGATGGACAAATCTGAAG ACAACGTCAAAGACTCCACTGAACATGATGAAG aaaaagcagaaaatgaccAAACTGACACCACAG aggAGGAGGATTCCACGATGAAGAACTCTGACG atgAGTCCAAAGAAACATCTAAAG ctgctgcagaggtCAAGACCACTGAGAAAACAG CTGAAAACCCAGACGCTACAGATGAACCAAGTGAAG AAACATCAGAGGGCGAGGAATTGGATTCAGCAG ATGACAGCCAAGACTCTACAGATGAGCCAAGTCAAG aaacagcagagaCTAAAGAAACAGAGTCAGCAG ATAAAAGTGAGGACAAAagttcagcagcagaggaaaCTGATG AAGCCTCAGACTCCGCTGATGTGTCTGAAG CCGTCTCAGAGTCAGAGGAGACGTCCTCCTCTCCAG AAGTAAGAGGCTCAAAAACCAACAATACTGAAG ATAAAATCTCCTTTGAGGAGGTTGAAG accAAAGTGACGAGATGTCGATGGACAAAG ATAAAAAAAGTGAAGAGTCGTCCATGCGTCCCACTGACAGCG TTAAAGGAGCTGAGGACAGCGCCTCCCTTGAGAGCG atgaaatgtttgaGGAAAGTGACGAACAAAGTGAAG AAGAGAAGAGCACTTCAGCCCCAGCATCTGAGGACGCCGGCGCTGACAGCGAAGACGAGTCCGACCAATCCTCACAAGACCTCAGCAAAGAAGACGACAGCAAAGGCCAGGATGCAGTTCAGAGCCAGGACGATGGCACGACCTCAAAAGCTGACCTGATGGACGACGACCTGGGGGCAGAGGACGATAAAgacgaagaggaagaggaagcggCCGATGGTGATGCAAAAGATTTGGGGGTCATGATTgaaaaagatgaggaggagaaagTGGAGGTGAACAAAGAGCAGGTGGACAGCAACGAGGACCAGCCAGCGAAGGAGAACAGCGATGAAAAAGATGAGGCAGATAAAGAGAAGGATGCCAGTGACAAGAAAGACCTGAGCATGAGCGAGGAGGAGCCGGACTGGGAGGAGGAAATGGGCATGGATGACTCTctggaggaagaagagaaggcAAACAAAAAGACGAGCGACGAAAAGGGCTCGTTTGACG aaacaACTTCTGACCAGCTGGACCAACCCGACAACTCCACCCCTCCTGCAGATG CTGCGATGTAA
- the stm-l gene encoding starmaker-like protein isoform X1: MLHRCVVLLLCAFAAVCLAAPVHNASDDERAMELLAHLDGKNVGDAGTKEPAVTEAGGTAEPSADSSDSEMSMMDNSEDNSDASMMDKSEDNVKDSTEHDEEKAENDQTDTTEEEDSTMKNSDDESKETSKAAAEVKTTEKTAENPDATDEPSEETSEGEELDSADDSQDSTDEPSQETAETKETESADKSEDKSSAAEETDEEASDSADVSEAVSESEETSSSPEVRGSKTNNTEDKISFEEVEDQSDEMSMDKDKKSEESSMRPTDSVKGAEDSASLESDEMFEESDEQSEEEKSTSAPASEDAGADSEDESDQSSQDLSKEDDSKGQDAVQSQDDGTTSKADLMDDDLGAEDDKDEEEEEAADGDAKDLGVMIEKDEEEKVEVNKEQVDSNEDQPAKENSDEKDEADKEKDASDKKDLSMSEEEPDWEEEMGMDDSLEEEEKANKKTSDEKGSFDETTSDQLDQPDNSTPPADAAM, translated from the exons ATGCTTCACCG gtgtGTTGTGTTGCTGCTGTGTGCCTTTGCTGCTGTTTGCCTTGCAGCTCCAGTCCACA ATGCATCTGATGATG AGAGGGCTATGGAGCTGCTGGCACATCTAGACG gaAAGAATGTAGGGGATGCTGGGACAAAAGAGCCAG ctgTTACAGAAGCAGGTGGAACAGCTGAACCTTCAG CTGATTCATCTGACAGTGAAATGTCTATGATGGACAACTCTGAGG ACAACAGCGATGCATCTATGATGGACAAATCTGAAG ACAACGTCAAAGACTCCACTGAACATGATGAAG aaaaagcagaaaatgaccAAACTGACACCACAG aggAGGAGGATTCCACGATGAAGAACTCTGACG atgAGTCCAAAGAAACATCTAAAG ctgctgcagaggtCAAGACCACTGAGAAAACAG CTGAAAACCCAGACGCTACAGATGAACCAAGTGAAG AAACATCAGAGGGCGAGGAATTGGATTCAGCAG ATGACAGCCAAGACTCTACAGATGAGCCAAGTCAAG aaacagcagagaCTAAAGAAACAGAGTCAGCAG ATAAAAGTGAGGACAAAagttcagcagcagaggaaaCTGATG AAGAAGCCTCAGACTCCGCTGATGTGTCTGAAG CCGTCTCAGAGTCAGAGGAGACGTCCTCCTCTCCAG AAGTAAGAGGCTCAAAAACCAACAATACTGAAG ATAAAATCTCCTTTGAGGAGGTTGAAG accAAAGTGACGAGATGTCGATGGACAAAG ATAAAAAAAGTGAAGAGTCGTCCATGCGTCCCACTGACAGCG TTAAAGGAGCTGAGGACAGCGCCTCCCTTGAGAGCG atgaaatgtttgaGGAAAGTGACGAACAAAGTGAAG AAGAGAAGAGCACTTCAGCCCCAGCATCTGAGGACGCCGGCGCTGACAGCGAAGACGAGTCCGACCAATCCTCACAAGACCTCAGCAAAGAAGACGACAGCAAAGGCCAGGATGCAGTTCAGAGCCAGGACGATGGCACGACCTCAAAAGCTGACCTGATGGACGACGACCTGGGGGCAGAGGACGATAAAgacgaagaggaagaggaagcggCCGATGGTGATGCAAAAGATTTGGGGGTCATGATTgaaaaagatgaggaggagaaagTGGAGGTGAACAAAGAGCAGGTGGACAGCAACGAGGACCAGCCAGCGAAGGAGAACAGCGATGAAAAAGATGAGGCAGATAAAGAGAAGGATGCCAGTGACAAGAAAGACCTGAGCATGAGCGAGGAGGAGCCGGACTGGGAGGAGGAAATGGGCATGGATGACTCTctggaggaagaagagaaggcAAACAAAAAGACGAGCGACGAAAAGGGCTCGTTTGACG aaacaACTTCTGACCAGCTGGACCAACCCGACAACTCCACCCCTCCTGCAGATG CTGCGATGTAA
- the stm-l gene encoding starmaker-like protein (The RefSeq protein has 2 substitutions compared to this genomic sequence) encodes MKNSDDESKETSKAAAEVKTTEKTAENPDATDEPSEETSEGEELDSADDSQDSTDEPSQETAETKETESADKSEDKSSAAEETDEEASDSADVSEAVSESEETSSSPEVRGSKTNNTEDKISFEEVEDQSDEMSMDKDKKSEESSMRPTDSVKGAEDSASLESDEMFEESDEQSEEEKSTSAPTSEDAGADSEDESDQSSQDLSKEDDSKGQDAVQSQDDGTTSKADLMDDDLGAEDDKDEEKEEAADGDAKDLGVMIEKDEEEKVEVNKEQVDSNEDQPAKENSDEKDEADKEKDASDKKDLSMSEEEPDWEEEMGMDDSLEEEEKANKKTSDEKGSFDETTSDQLDQPDNSTPPADAAM; translated from the exons ATGAAGAACTCTGACG atgAGTCCAAAGAAACATCTAAAG ctgctgcagaggtCAAGACCACTGAGAAAACAG CTGAAAACCCAGACGCTACAGATGAACCAAGTGAAG AAACATCAGAGGGCGAGGAATTGGATTCAGCAG ATGACAGCCAAGACTCTACAGATGAGCCAAGTCAAG aaacagcagagaCTAAAGAAACAGAGTCAGCAG ATAAAAGTGAGGACAAAagttcagcagcagaggaaaCTGATG AAGAAGCCTCAGACTCCGCTGATGTGTCTGAAG CCGTCTCAGAGTCAGAGGAGACGTCCTCCTCTCCAG AAGTAAGAGGCTCAAAAACCAACAATACTGAAG ATAAAATCTCCTTTGAGGAGGTTGAAG accAAAGTGACGAGATGTCGATGGACAAAG ATAAAAAAAGTGAAGAGTCGTCCATGCGTCCCACTGACAGCG TTAAAGGAGCTGAGGACAGCGCCTCCCTTGAGAGCG atgaaatgtttgaGGAAAGTGACGAACAAAGTGAAG AAGAGAAGAGCACTTCAGCCCCAGCATCTGAGGACGCCGGCGCTGACAGCGAAGACGAGTCCGACCAATCCTCACAAGACCTCAGCAAAGAAGACGACAGCAAAGGCCAGGATGCAGTTCAGAGCCAGGACGATGGCACGACCTCAAAAGCTGACCTGATGGACGACGACCTGGGGGCAGAGGACGATAAAgacgaagaggaagaggaagcggCCGATGGTGATGCAAAAGATTTGGGGGTCATGATTgaaaaagatgaggaggagaaagTGGAGGTGAACAAAGAGCAGGTGGACAGCAACGAGGACCAGCCAGCGAAGGAGAACAGCGATGAAAAAGATGAGGCAGATAAAGAGAAGGATGCCAGTGACAAGAAAGACCTGAGCATGAGCGAGGAGGAGCCGGACTGGGAGGAGGAAATGGGCATGGATGACTCTctggaggaagaagagaaggcAAACAAAAAGACGAGCGACGAAAAGGGCTCGTTTGACG aaacaACTTCTGACCAGCTGGACCAACCCGACAACTCCACCCCTCCTGCAGATG CTGCGATGTAA
- the stm-l gene encoding starmaker-like protein isoform X3 yields the protein MLHRCVVLLLCAFAAVCLAAPVHNASDDERAMELLAHLDGKNVGDAGTKEPAVTEAGGTAEPSADSSDSEMSMMDNSEDNSDASMMDKSEDNVKDSTEHDEEKAENDQTDTTEEEDSTMKNSDDESKETSKAAAEVKTTEKTAENPDATDEPSEETSEGEELDSADDSQDSTDEPSQETAETKETESADKSEDKSSAAEETDEEASDSADVSEAVSESEETSSSPEVRGSKTNNTEDQSDEMSMDKDKKSEESSMRPTDSVKGAEDSASLESDEMFEESDEQSEEEKSTSAPASEDAGADSEDESDQSSQDLSKEDDSKGQDAVQSQDDGTTSKADLMDDDLGAEDDKDEEEEEAADGDAKDLGVMIEKDEEEKVEVNKEQVDSNEDQPAKENSDEKDEADKEKDASDKKDLSMSEEEPDWEEEMGMDDSLEEEEKANKKTSDEKGSFDETTSDQLDQPDNSTPPADAAM from the exons ATGCTTCACCG gtgtGTTGTGTTGCTGCTGTGTGCCTTTGCTGCTGTTTGCCTTGCAGCTCCAGTCCACA ATGCATCTGATGATG AGAGGGCTATGGAGCTGCTGGCACATCTAGACG gaAAGAATGTAGGGGATGCTGGGACAAAAGAGCCAG ctgTTACAGAAGCAGGTGGAACAGCTGAACCTTCAG CTGATTCATCTGACAGTGAAATGTCTATGATGGACAACTCTGAGG ACAACAGCGATGCATCTATGATGGACAAATCTGAAG ACAACGTCAAAGACTCCACTGAACATGATGAAG aaaaagcagaaaatgaccAAACTGACACCACAG aggAGGAGGATTCCACGATGAAGAACTCTGACG atgAGTCCAAAGAAACATCTAAAG ctgctgcagaggtCAAGACCACTGAGAAAACAG CTGAAAACCCAGACGCTACAGATGAACCAAGTGAAG AAACATCAGAGGGCGAGGAATTGGATTCAGCAG ATGACAGCCAAGACTCTACAGATGAGCCAAGTCAAG aaacagcagagaCTAAAGAAACAGAGTCAGCAG ATAAAAGTGAGGACAAAagttcagcagcagaggaaaCTGATG AAGAAGCCTCAGACTCCGCTGATGTGTCTGAAG CCGTCTCAGAGTCAGAGGAGACGTCCTCCTCTCCAG AAGTAAGAGGCTCAAAAACCAACAATACTGAAG accAAAGTGACGAGATGTCGATGGACAAAG ATAAAAAAAGTGAAGAGTCGTCCATGCGTCCCACTGACAGCG TTAAAGGAGCTGAGGACAGCGCCTCCCTTGAGAGCG atgaaatgtttgaGGAAAGTGACGAACAAAGTGAAG AAGAGAAGAGCACTTCAGCCCCAGCATCTGAGGACGCCGGCGCTGACAGCGAAGACGAGTCCGACCAATCCTCACAAGACCTCAGCAAAGAAGACGACAGCAAAGGCCAGGATGCAGTTCAGAGCCAGGACGATGGCACGACCTCAAAAGCTGACCTGATGGACGACGACCTGGGGGCAGAGGACGATAAAgacgaagaggaagaggaagcggCCGATGGTGATGCAAAAGATTTGGGGGTCATGATTgaaaaagatgaggaggagaaagTGGAGGTGAACAAAGAGCAGGTGGACAGCAACGAGGACCAGCCAGCGAAGGAGAACAGCGATGAAAAAGATGAGGCAGATAAAGAGAAGGATGCCAGTGACAAGAAAGACCTGAGCATGAGCGAGGAGGAGCCGGACTGGGAGGAGGAAATGGGCATGGATGACTCTctggaggaagaagagaaggcAAACAAAAAGACGAGCGACGAAAAGGGCTCGTTTGACG aaacaACTTCTGACCAGCTGGACCAACCCGACAACTCCACCCCTCCTGCAGATG CTGCGATGTAA